CGACCAATTGCTGGCGCTCGAAGCGCGGTTGAAGGCGGAACGCGACGGAACCGGGCTGGTCTTCCCCGCCGAGCTTACCAGTCGCGCGGACGACCCGGAAGTCGCCGCCATCATGCGCAACGAGCGGCGCAATTTCCAGGTCGGACGCGAATCGCGGGGGCGCAGGTCGCGCAGTTGAGCCAACGCAGCCGACAGGCCGCCGCCGATATTCAGGCCTATCGCAGCCAGCTCAACTCCTATGCCCGCCAGTCCGCCCTGATCGACGAGGAACTGGAACAGACTCGCGAGCTCTATCGCGACAAGCTGACGACGCTGGACCGGCTCAACGCGCTGGAACGGTCCGCCGCCAGCCTCGATGCGAATCGGCAGACTGCCTCGGCCAACATCCAGCAAGCACAGGCGCGGATCAGCGAATTCCGGGCACAGGCGGGCACTGTCGGAGCCACGGACAAGAGTGCGGCGGCCGAGGAACTCGTTCGGGTCCAGTCGGCGCTCGCCGATCTCAAGAAGCAGAAGGTGGCGGCGGACGACACGCTCGACCGCACGGTGATCCGCGCGCCGGAAGCGGGAATCGTCGACAAGATGTCGGTGAAGACCATCGGCGCGGTCATCCCGGCAGGCGAAACCCTGCTGGAGATCGTGCCCGATGCCGACGATCTGACCGTCCAGGCCCGCATCCTGCCGAACGATATCGACCAGATCGATGAGGGGCAGAAGGCCGTCCTGCTGTTCAGCGGACTGAACCGACAGACAACCCCGGAGATCGAGGGCGTGGTGTCCTTCGTTTCTCCGGACAGCGCGACCGACGATGCAGGCCACACCTTCTATCGCGTGACGATCGAAATCCCCGAAGACCAGCTGCGCAGGCTGGGCAATGTGAAGCTGCGAGTCGGGATGCCGGTGGAGGCGTTCATCCAGACCAACGAGCGCACGATGCTGAGCTTTTTCCTGCGCCCCTTGACGGATCAGCTGCGGCGCTCTTTCCGCTCCAATTGAAGTACATGGTTACGCTCGAGTAAATCTTAAGCCGCGTAACCGGGCGCGCGATAGCCCCGATCATCGGATTCGCGGCGATTCCCGCAATCGCCGCTGACTGTGTGTCTGCTCGAGCAGGCGTCACGCGTTAACCCTAGCTTTTGGGCCGTCGTTACAAATCGCGGGGTATTCAAGAGCCTGA
Above is a genomic segment from Erythrobacter sp. 3-20A1M containing:
- a CDS encoding HlyD family type I secretion periplasmic adaptor subunit, which translates into the protein MAGAQVAQLSQRSRQAAADIQAYRSQLNSYARQSALIDEELEQTRELYRDKLTTLDRLNALERSAASLDANRQTASANIQQAQARISEFRAQAGTVGATDKSAAAEELVRVQSALADLKKQKVAADDTLDRTVIRAPEAGIVDKMSVKTIGAVIPAGETLLEIVPDADDLTVQARILPNDIDQIDEGQKAVLLFSGLNRQTTPEIEGVVSFVSPDSATDDAGHTFYRVTIEIPEDQLRRLGNVKLRVGMPVEAFIQTNERTMLSFFLRPLTDQLRRSFRSN